A DNA window from Campylobacter anatolicus contains the following coding sequences:
- the nth gene encoding endonuclease III, translating to MRNKKDILQIKNRLLSAFKDAKSELKFRNHYELIVCVMLSAQCTDKRVNLITPALFEAYPNVKALANANLASVKALINSCSFFNNKAQNLIKMAKSVMIDHSGVIPLDEDKLKNLAGVGQKTAHVVMLEATGANVMAVDTHVFRVAHRLNLSNAKTPEATESDLSSAFKTDLGKLHQALVLFGRYTCKAQKPLCEKCLLNDLCKSKDKRLDITLPN from the coding sequence ATGAGAAATAAAAAGGACATATTACAGATCAAAAATCGCCTTTTGTCTGCGTTTAAAGATGCTAAAAGTGAGCTTAAATTTCGCAACCATTATGAGCTTATTGTCTGCGTTATGCTAAGTGCTCAATGCACCGATAAACGTGTAAATTTGATAACTCCGGCTCTATTTGAAGCCTATCCGAATGTTAAAGCACTTGCAAATGCAAACTTAGCGAGCGTGAAAGCCCTTATAAACTCGTGTAGTTTTTTTAACAATAAGGCACAAAATTTAATAAAAATGGCAAAAAGCGTTATGATTGATCACAGTGGCGTTATTCCACTTGATGAAGATAAACTTAAGAATTTAGCAGGTGTAGGACAAAAGACCGCTCACGTCGTTATGCTTGAAGCAACTGGGGCAAATGTGATGGCTGTTGATACACATGTATTTCGTGTGGCACATAGATTAAATTTAAGTAATGCAAAGACACCAGAAGCAACAGAATCAGATCTAAGCTCAGCCTTTAAAACCGATCTTGGTAAGCTTCATCAAGCACTTGTGTTGTTTGGTCGCTATACCTGCAAAGCACAAAAGCCACTTTGCGAGAAATGCCTATTAAACGACCTTTGCAAGAGTAAAGATAAAAGATTAGATATTACTCTACCAAATTAA